A genomic window from Punica granatum isolate Tunisia-2019 chromosome 2, ASM765513v2, whole genome shotgun sequence includes:
- the LOC116197740 gene encoding phytochrome-associated serine/threonine-protein phosphatase, which produces MDLDAWISKVKEGQHLLEDELQLLCEYVKEILIEESNVQPVNSPVTVCGDIHGQFHDLMKLFQTGGHVPETNYIFMGDFVDRGYNSLEVFTILLLLKARYPANITLLRGNHESRQLTQVYGFYDECQRKYGNANAWRYCTDVFDYLTLSAIIDGTVLCVHGGLSPDIRTIDQIRVIERNCEIPHEGPFCDLMWSDPEDIETWAVSPRGAGWLFGSRVTSEFNHINNLDLVCRAHQLVQEGLKYMFQDKGLVTVWSAPNYCYRCGNVASILSFNENMEREVKFFTETEENNQMRGPRTGVPYFL; this is translated from the exons ATGGATTTGGATGCGTGGATATCGAAAGTGAAAGAAGGGCAGCATCTCCTCGAAGACGAGCTTCAGCTCCTCTGCGAATAC GTTAAAGAGATTCTTATTGAGGAGTCCAATGTGCAACCTGTCAACAGTCCAGTTACTGTCTGTGGGGACATTCATGGCCAGTTTCATGATCTCATGAAACTTTTCCAGACAGGGGGTCATGTACCAGAGACTAATTACATATTTATG GGTGACTTTGTTGACCGAGGTTACAACAGTCTTGAAGTTTTTACGATTCTATTGCTCCTTAAGGCCAG ATACCCTGCCAACATTACACTTCTACGTGGAAATCATGAAAGCAGGCAACTTACTCAG GTTTATGGGTTTTACGATGAGTGCCAAAGGAAGTACGGGAATGCTAATGCTTGGCGGTACTGTACAGATGTATTCGACTATTTAACACTTTCAGCAATCATTGATGGGACG GTGCTTTGTGTCCATGGTGGTCTCTCCCCTGATATAAGGACCATTGATCAG ATACGAGTAATAGAACGGAATTGTGAGATTCCACATGAGGGCCCTTTCTGTGATCTTATGTGGAGTGATCCGGAAGATATCGAAACATGGGCTGTCAGTCCACGTGGTGCAGGATGGCTTTTTGGGTCCAGGGTGACTTCAGAG TTCAATCACATCAACAATCTTGATCTGGTTTGTCGAGCTCATCAACTTGTACAAGAAGGCCTCAAATACATGTTTCAAGATAAAGGCCTTGTAACG GTCTGGTCAGCACCAAATTACTGTTACCGATGCGGGAATGTAGCTTCTATATTGAGCTTCAATGAGAACATG GAGAGGGAGGTCAAGTTCTTCACTGAAACTGAAGAGAACAATCAGATGAGAGGTCCAAGAACAGGTGTGCCTTATTTCTTGTGA
- the LOC116193855 gene encoding ABC transporter A family member 7-like, producing the protein MIGLTKPTLGAAYIEGMDIRTDMDRIYTCMGVCPQHDLHWDSLTGREHLLFYGRLKNLKGDALTQAVEESLKEVNLFNGGVPDKQAGRYSGSMKQRLSVAISLIGDPKVVYMDEPSTGLDPASRHSLWNAVKRTKKDHHTFYGRGEGTVRLLKARYGGTNIFTMTTSSALDEKVENLVMGLSPNAKMIYSMSGTQKFNIPKNEVEISDAFQAVEDAKRRYQVTAWGLTDTTMEDVFINSHARGSSLQLLDNAIVGRTVCRDLS; encoded by the exons ATGATCGGCCTCACGAAACCGACATTAGGAGCAGCTTATATTGAAGGGATGGACATCAGAACTGACATGGATCGGATATATACGTGTATGGGAGTGTGCCCACAACACGA CCTACACTGGGACAGTCTAACCGGAAGGGAGCACCTTCTCTTCTATGGACGACTCAAGAACCTCAAAGGTGATGCCTTAACACAA GCTGTGGAAGAATCTCTGAAGGAAGTGAATCTATTCAATGGAGGTGTACCTGACAAGCAAGCGGGGCGATATAGTGGAAGTATGAAGCAGAGGCTCAGCGTCGCAATCTCACTCATCGGAGATCCCAAG GTCGTCTACATGGATGAACCGAGCACGGGACTAGATCCTGCTTCCAGACACAGCTTGTGGAATGCAGTGAAGCGCACAAAGAAAGATCACCA CACATTCTATGGAAGAGGCGAAGGCACTGTGCGACTG TTGAAGGCGCGGTACGGGGGAACTAACATATTCACCATGACGACATCCTCAGCTCTCGATGAAAAGGTGGAGAACTTGGTGATGGGTCTATCCCCCAATGCTAAGATGATCTACAGCATGTCGGGGACCCAGAAGTTCAATATCCCGAAGAACGAGGTAGAAATATCGGATGCGTTTCAAGCAGTTGAGGATGCCAAGAGAAGGTACCAGGTTACTGCTTGGGGCTTGACGGATACGACCATGGAGGACGTCTTCATTAATAGTCACGCAAGGGGCTCAAGCCTTCAACTCTTAGATAATGCCATTGTTGGTCGGACTGTATGCAGGGATTTGTCTTAA